In a genomic window of Mastacembelus armatus chromosome 3, fMasArm1.2, whole genome shotgun sequence:
- the irx6a gene encoding Iroquois homeobox protein 6a, translated as MVTKEAAMSFSQFGYPYNATSQFFVSANPSTTCCDSISRSVSDGTGGSQTAAAAAAASFCCPSYENRLLASSRTELNAALGMYSSPYAAAAAASQNYANYFPYSTDPSTIYSTLNPQYDIKDSTGTLHSGITQTAAYYPYDHSLGQYQYDRYGTVDFNGSARRKNATRETTSTLKTWLYEHRKNPYPTKGEKIMLAIITKMTLTQVSTWFANARRRLKKENKMTWSPKNKASDDRKDDLNKSDQDCVTKDSSDCKEEKDLHLSDLEDMDEDDCDKMDSDCEKVVANEQDLQRAMAVSGATQKRDCSSELHLSLTNSFHTFPCAIKSVTPLPPLPSDFLDPVVSKAPSSTGPAAGTVSLSHFEGSDKPRIWSLARTAASGVILSPQQHSSELRTGNSTGDCQLQSTRLSGAPAGHCGSMRGLHESSSVSNAEIPFSEGSSLHSKVYSTGSYSHKGVQLHCPSYTALPDTCQYSSIEGFSGGKAETRSSDPSDTCGALQDDKVTAFRPVMKR; from the exons ATGGTAACAAAAGAAGCAGCTATGTCTTTCTCGCAATTTGGATACCCTTACAATGCAACTTCACAG TTTTTCGTGTCGGCAAACCCCAGTACGACTTGCTGCGATTCGATTTCCAGGTCGGTCTCTGACGGGACAGGCGGCTCCCAGACCGCGGCTGCCGCCGCCGCTGCCTCCTTCTGCTGCCCGTCCTACGAGAATCGGCTCCTGGCAAGCAGCCGGACGGAGCTGAACGCAGCGCTGGGGATGTATAGCTCTCCCTACGCCGCAGCGGCCGCCGCCAGCCAGAACTACGCCAACTACTTCCCCTACAGCACCGATCCATCCACTATCTACTCCACTCTG AATCCTCAGTATGACATTAAGGACAGCACAGGCACTTTACACTCTGGCATCACTCAAACCGCTGCATACTACCCTTATGATCATTCACTGGGACAATATCAATATGACAG ATACGGGACAGTGGACTTTAATGGTTCAGCCAGAAGAAAGAACGCAACTCGTGAAACCACCAGCACCTTGAAAACATGGCTGTATGAGCACCGCAAGAACCCCTACCCGACCAAGGGCGAGAAGATCATGCTGGCCATTATCACCAAAATGACCCTCACTCAGGTGTCCACCTGGTTCGCCAACGCCAGGAGGAGGCTAAAGAAGGAGAACAAGATGACCTGGTCACCGAAGAATAAGGCCAGCGATGACAGGAAGGATGATCTTAACAAGAGTGATCAAGACTGCGTCACTAAAG ATTCTAGTGACTGCAAGGAGGAAAAGGACCTGCATCTAAGTGATCTGGAGGACATGGATGAGGATGACTGTGACAAAATGGACAGTGACTGTGAAAAAGTGGTTGCAAATGAGCAGGACCTTCAGAGGGCCATGGCAGTATCTGGAGCCACTCAAAAAAGAGACTGCAGCTCTGAGTTGCACCTGAGTTTAACTAACAGCTTCCACACATTCCCCTGTGCCATTAAAAGTGTCACTCCACTCCCTCCTCTCCCGTCTGACTTCCTGGATCCTGTAGTGTCCAAAGCACCTTCTTCGACGGGTCCTGCAGCAGGAACAGTGTCCTTGTCTCACTTTGAAGGATCAGATAAGCCACGAATTTGGTCTCTGGCTCGTACAGCGGCTTCAGGGGTCATATTGAGCCCTCAGCAGCACAGTTCTGAGCTTAGGACAGGCAACTCAACTGGGGACTGCCAGCTCCAGAGCACCAGGCTTTCCGGGGCACCTGCTGGACACTGTGGGAGCATGAGGGGACTCCATGAATCCAGCAGTGTCAGCAATGCTGAGATCCCCTTCTCTGAGGGCTCATCCTTGCACTCAAAGGTCTACAGCACTGGCAGTTACAGTCACAAGGGCGTCCAGCTGCACTGTCCATCTTACACTGCACTCCCAGACACATGTCAGTACTCCAGCATTGAAG GATTCTCTGGTGGCAAAGCAGAGACACGGTCATCTGACCCCAGTGACACCTGTGGGGCCCTGCAGGATGACAAGGTCACTGCATTCAGACCAGTGATGAAGAGGTGA